Proteins co-encoded in one Euleptes europaea isolate rEulEur1 chromosome 1, rEulEur1.hap1, whole genome shotgun sequence genomic window:
- the LOC130490147 gene encoding ovomucoid-like, with product MKTAGFLLLSLTLFFFYSGIAIEARLIDCMGYPRNACTHDYRPHCGTDGITYSNKCAFCNAYVRHRGRLSLRHKGVC from the exons ATGAAAACAGCAGGCTTTCTGCTCCTCAGTCTGACACTGTTCTTCTTTTATTCAG GTATTGCTATCGAAGCACGTTTG ATTGATTGTATGGGCTATCCCAGAAATGCTTGCACACATGACTACCGTCCCCATTGTGGTACTGATGGAATAACTTACAGCAACAAATGTGCATTCTGCAATGCCTATGT CCGGCATCGTGGAAGGCTTAGCCTGAGGCACAAGGGAGTTTGCTAA